The Microplitis demolitor isolate Queensland-Clemson2020A chromosome 9, iyMicDemo2.1a, whole genome shotgun sequence genomic sequence tatttataatataaaaaaaaaaaaaaaaaaattaatcattagtttattgtatttataaaataaaaaaaaaagttttctgcCAATTTAtggacattaaattttttttattaattatttatttagtccattattgtaataaaaaagtaataataataataataataataataataataataataaattagcaGAACAAATAAAAGGAACTACGAATAAAATGGAAATTAGTTGTGTAAGtttatgtagaaaaaaaaaaattgcatacgataaaaataataacattgcGAGCATGTATGCAAGtttttgtattatgaataaaatgcATCAGTACATTATaaatctttaactttttttttgttttattttcaatcattaaaaaaaaaagaaaaaaaaatatatattgatctgaatttttaataatttgattattttaactgCAAATTatttagtcataaaataattaatttaagatacaCAAACACgatagattttattaataaaatgaaatatactttctaatatatatttatttaaaagtatatattataagaattatGACAATGTAGTGAAGAATTTGGCATGATACACGGTGAATGGCACCctacatcatttttttgacaataaaaaataatgtaatcaatgtttatattgtttttaaaaaaataaaaaaaaaaattaattcggGTATTACAGTTAAGATGAATCCAATACTGGCCGTTGAGTTACTATTCTTCGCTATTTTTGGACAAACAACCCACGAACAATTCAAGATTCACAAAGGCAACGAACAACCAGGATGGACAACTGGCCTGTTCAAACTTGCATTTGGTATTTATATGCTGGTTTCAGTTGTTGTACTGATAAATCTACTTATTGCTATGATGAGTGATACTTATCAACGGATACAAGCACAGTCAGACATCGAATGGAAATACGGACTCAGTAAACTTGTTCGAAATATGCACAGGTATTAAGcatattaactatttaataaaaataaaaaaaaaatttacttatacaATATAtcttaattgtaataaatataaatttaacagaacATCAACTGCACCAGCCCCattaaatttgataacaaCTTGgctactttatttaataaaattatgcaaAAAACGTGCTGTTAAAAAACAGCGTCCGTCTCTGGTACATTTAATGGGTCTACATCGTACAGGAAGAATGTCACCACGTTCAAAAATGGGTGCTAAATGGCtatcaaaagttaaaaaaactaaagtttCACACAAAGACAGTATTGCTATGTCTGTAGCACATTTAAGTCCCCTTGGCAGTCAATTATCATTTAGCAATGCCTTGAGAATAGAGACTGTTGTTGACTGGGATGTCGTAAGAAGAAAATACTTGGAACTTTTTGGTGATGAAGCAGATAAAGTTAATGAAGAAATTAAAGAAGATGTTAATGAACCATTAGCTACTGTTAATGAAGAAACTCCTGTAACTTCATCAAAtgaattagtttaattaactaattacacgttctttttttttcttctctcatccattttaactgattaattattaattattttccattgAACTATAagtaatatacaaatatatatatatatatatatatatatatatatatatatatatatatatatatataccaagtTAGTTGTAagatataataatgataataataattaagaagatatttgctaaaaaaaaatatttagatgatacaataaaattatacttaaattttattaaactgttggttgttttttttttttttaatttaaatacctacttgttataaataatagatagataaaatttatccaaatAAATTCACAGATACAAGGGAAATAACCATCAGTCAATTTATCTTCATGATCACGTCATCTTACAAGAGATGGTAATATGGTTAATATGGTTAGTCCCAccctattatatataaataaataatagaaaaaaaaataataataatataaaatataaatagatatatattataaaatttatttattcagagTAGTATTTAGCAATTTAGATGATAACATGTTTCATTAGTGTGCACCTTTTTGTGAttacacaaataaataattcattattattattgaattatttgtttcgatttaaaaattataaaattatacaagtTATAGCATGGAGGTATTAAGAAATACCCGTGCTtgcaagataaaaaataaaactgaaaaaaagcATGCATCCAATTAAATCCCTTGTCCCTTATAGcccaaaataataatgttttattattttagaattataaTACCTGGAATGCTGTTGTTTTTCTTTTCCCAATAGTTGtagacatttattattattaatttgtaaatattgtcaataatttattgtttgtataaaaattgtttataatattttttaatgtattttaaatatatttttacagtgCTTGCTAATCCAATAGACGTAACAGAGAATCTTTTTTTTGCTATATTCGGACAAAAAGATACGGATGATTTTATATTTGCGGGAAATCGTCAACCACTTTGGacaaaatatctttttaaggtattattgttattatcatattaaaaaatttaaaaacatatattaattaagtttattgtatttttatgtGTTTAGGTATCATTTTCACTTTATATGCTTGTAAGCGTTATAATACTTATTAATCTACTTATTGCAATGATGAGTGACACATATCAGAGTATACAATCTCAAAGTGACATTGAATGGAAGTATGGTCTCAGTAAACTCATTCGTAGTATGCAAAAGTAAGTATATCATCTTAtatcatgtatatatatatatatatatatatatatatatgttcttTAAAAGCTTCACTTATAGCCATCACATTTTGTATGACCTAAAAATAACTCTAGtttttaagtatataataatattataagtgAATTGCTTGTCAAGTCTTATCATTATCAGATTATCACTTACCAGTTATCACAACttacattaatatttgattttgatatattttttttttgttaacattGGATTGCTACGTAAGAACTCAAACAGCACCCTCACCATTGAATTTATTGACAACTTGgattgaatactttttaaaactatataaaaaacGACGTTCTAAAAAGAAACGTATGAGTGTAATGCATGGATTTGTTAAACATTcagtaagtaaaattaaaaaaaaaataaaataaattaaacaatagttatcattattattattattattattttaattgttattctATTTAGAATGTTTTGAGacgcaatgaaaaaaaaaaatcattaatagcATTATCTGGTAATAAGAGTCCAATAGGAAGTCAACAATCAATTAAAAGAATGCCAAATATTAACGATGTTATTGATTGGAATttagtgagaaaaaaatatcgaatgcGTTTTGGTGATGTTGTTGAAAAACCATCAAGCAGTAATTCATTAActgaagaaattaatttataaaatttgctcactttttactatttaaacataaatacgtaaatacattaattattattattattattactattaattaattaaaattacatgtaTTAACgatcaataatataaaaattaaattattgaaaatgaatttgGTATAGTatcgtattttataaataaataatctgattttgtttccaaaaaatatatgccacgtgtatctatatttatatgttcACCCATTGTGgctgttatattattttcaaaacatttatttaatttataatttttccaacTGTCACATTTTAAACCAATAAATTCTTCAGGATGTATTATTGATTCTGACATATACTCATGTGATTTTCCATGACTGCaatattctataattttaattttaatttaaattattattattattgttacttacatactaaaaaataaaataattacgtgTTATAAATACAGGACAACCAGGTTGTCTAAAAGTACCGCCATTTGGATAAAAATCAACATGTCCAATAGGTTTAACAAAACCGACAGTACCCGCACAAGTGTGAATAATATCAACGAAAATAGCATCAGAGAAATCCAATCTATCAGACGTATCTTTAAGTATTGGGGCTTCAAATAATGGACGTGCCGGATCCATTCCAGTTATTCTACCAATTTTACCTGACAATTTATTACCAGCGAATCCCGCAATATGTGCACCTAAACTGTGTCCCAATATATGTATCATGCTTAATGAAATATTACCGTTTATCTTcaaataatcgataaatttaccAATATAATCACcaatctaaaattattatcaataataaataaatttaacataataataataataataataataataataataataataataataataataataataaaagaaaatataaccTGTCGTGTTAATTTAGCAGCTATTCTATATTCTTTTGCAGAAACAGGAAACCAATTAACACAAATAACATTATaatcatcaattaataaataattattacgtaATTGTTTAATCCAATTagcattaaaattatcagtccaaccgtgtattattatttttgtcgataattcaaaattaaaagatgatttaattaaattattattatcatatatttttaataaatgataattatcaggattttttctagtaaataaatgaaacatAATATCTTGATCCGGCACTAACATTGCTTCCAATGgatcatttaatattaattcgtAATTTTTCTCAATAGATAATGGACCAAATGTATcgattaactttttttctttagttaaatcttgaaaattatcttgTAACGACATACATATAATGCCCCTTgttaatatattgaaaaatcctattaattattaaaatatatcaactattttatttaattaatgaaaaagaaaaaatatatataaattttataccggtagtaataaataatgttgCTATAGACATTTTAACGGTTTAATACTGACTAT encodes the following:
- the LOC106694038 gene encoding transient-receptor-potential-like protein, giving the protein MLVSVIILINLLIAMMSDTYQSIQSQSDIEWKYGLSKLIRSMQKTQTAPSPLNLLTTWIEYFLKLYKKRRSKKKRMSVMHGFVKHSNVLRRNEKKKSLIALSGNKSPIGSQQSIKRMPNINDVIDWNLVRKKYRMRFGDVVEKPSSSNSLTEEINL
- the LOC103575982 gene encoding pancreatic triacylglycerol lipase, with translation MSIATLFITTGFFNILTRGIICMSLQDNFQDLTKEKKLIDTFGPLSIEKNYELILNDPLEAMLVPDQDIMFHLFTRKNPDNYHLLKIYDNNNLIKSSFNFELSTKIIIHGWTDNFNANWIKQLRNNYLLIDDYNVICVNWFPVSAKEYRIAAKLTRQIGDYIGKFIDYLKINGNISLSMIHILGHSLGAHIAGFAGNKLSGKIGRITGMDPARPLFEAPILKDTSDRLDFSDAIFVDIIHTCAGTVGFVKPIGHVDFYPNGGTFRQPGCPVFITQYCSHGKSHEYMSESIIHPEEFIGLKCDSWKNYKLNKCFENNITATMGEHINIDTRGIYFLETKSDYLFIKYDTIPNSFSII